A region from the Trueperaceae bacterium genome encodes:
- a CDS encoding inositol monophosphatase: protein MTEFLDVAIEAARAAAAIHRFHAADTDKQVGTKANFADIVTKVDKLSEERIRAVLTGAYPDHAVLGEEGGDQGREGATHRWIVDPLDGTTNYASGFPFYCVSIALEVAGTVEVGVVLDSVRDRLYTAVRGRGARVDGAPLRVSRTPTLAQALVSTGFNAVEADIRVNEVKFARALRRARAVRRAGAGALDLCTVAAGNADGFWELTLHPWDVAAGVLILREAGGTVTDEHGGVYSIDNPYLVASNGLIHAELLRLLAGQAD, encoded by the coding sequence ATGACCGAGTTCCTCGACGTCGCCATCGAGGCGGCCCGCGCGGCCGCCGCCATCCACCGCTTCCACGCCGCCGACACGGACAAGCAGGTGGGCACCAAGGCCAACTTCGCCGACATCGTCACCAAGGTGGACAAGCTGAGCGAGGAGCGGATCCGCGCGGTCCTGACCGGCGCCTACCCGGACCACGCCGTGCTGGGCGAGGAAGGGGGCGACCAGGGCCGCGAGGGCGCCACCCACCGCTGGATCGTCGACCCGCTCGACGGGACCACCAACTACGCCAGCGGCTTCCCGTTCTACTGCGTGTCGATCGCGTTGGAGGTGGCCGGGACGGTCGAGGTAGGCGTCGTGCTGGACAGCGTGCGTGACCGCCTCTACACGGCCGTTCGGGGGAGGGGCGCGCGGGTCGACGGCGCACCCCTCCGCGTGAGCCGCACGCCCACGTTGGCGCAGGCCCTCGTGTCGACGGGCTTCAACGCCGTGGAGGCCGACATCCGCGTCAACGAGGTGAAGTTCGCCCGCGCCCTGCGCCGGGCGCGAGCCGTACGCCGCGCCGGCGCCGGCGCCCTCGATCTCTGCACCGTGGCCGCCGGGAACGCCGACGGTTTCTGGGAGCTGACCCTCCACCCGTGGGACGTGGCCGCCGGGGTCCTGATCCTCCGCGAGGCCGGCGGCACCGTGACGGACGAACATGGCGGCGTGTACAGCATCGATAACCCGTACCTCGTCGCCAGCAACGGCCTCATCCACGCGGAGCTGCTGCGGCTCCTCGCCGGTCAGGCCGACTGA
- a CDS encoding type II toxin-antitoxin system VapB family antitoxin, which translates to MSLNIKNPRTTALVRELAERTGTSQTEAVEVAVRERLAALDAGDSNESGSLEDRVKSSERLIERIRANLTASERHALRTTESELYDESGLPA; encoded by the coding sequence ATGAGTCTGAACATCAAGAACCCACGGACGACCGCCCTGGTGCGCGAGCTCGCCGAGCGCACGGGGACGTCTCAGACCGAGGCCGTGGAAGTGGCGGTGCGCGAACGACTGGCGGCACTGGACGCGGGCGACTCGAACGAGTCCGGCTCCCTGGAGGACCGAGTCAAGAGCTCAGAACGTCTGATCGAACGGATCCGCGCCAACTTGACCGCTAGCGAGCGGCATGCTCTGCGCACCACCGAGTCCGAGCTCTACGACGAGTCCGGCCTGCCCGCATGA
- a CDS encoding aldo/keto reductase: MITPNAISSGSFLLGGEVEVNRLGFGAMRVTGPGTWGQPADREECLATLRLAPELGINLIDTADSYGPLVSEPLVREALHPYPPGLVIATKGGQVRTGPDRWVPLGRPEYLLQQVQMSLRILGLDQITLWQLHRIDRNVPRDEQFGAIKQMLDVGWIRLAGLSEVSVEEIEAARRVFPVATVQNRYSITHRAHDDVLAYCEEHRIGFIPWHPLAAGKLAAAGTPLAEAARRHGATPSQVAIAWLLARSPVMLPIPGTSKRAHLVENVGAAGVTLTPAEVEVLGRASRRGR, translated from the coding sequence GTGATCACGCCCAACGCCATAAGCTCAGGCAGCTTCCTCTTGGGCGGCGAGGTCGAGGTCAACCGCCTCGGTTTCGGCGCGATGCGGGTCACCGGGCCCGGCACGTGGGGCCAGCCCGCCGACCGCGAGGAGTGCCTCGCCACCCTGCGGCTCGCGCCGGAGCTCGGGATCAACCTGATCGACACGGCCGATTCCTACGGCCCCCTCGTCTCGGAACCGCTCGTCCGCGAGGCCCTCCACCCCTACCCGCCCGGCCTGGTGATCGCCACCAAGGGGGGCCAGGTCCGCACCGGACCCGACAGGTGGGTGCCGCTTGGTCGGCCGGAGTACCTGCTGCAGCAAGTCCAGATGAGCCTGCGCATACTCGGCCTCGACCAGATCACGCTGTGGCAGCTCCACCGCATCGACCGGAACGTGCCGCGAGACGAGCAGTTCGGGGCCATCAAGCAGATGCTCGATGTCGGGTGGATCCGACTCGCCGGCCTGAGCGAGGTAAGCGTCGAGGAGATCGAGGCGGCCAGGCGCGTGTTCCCGGTGGCCACGGTGCAGAACCGCTACAGCATCACCCACCGCGCCCACGACGACGTCCTCGCCTACTGCGAGGAGCACCGCATCGGCTTCATCCCGTGGCACCCGTTGGCGGCGGGGAAGCTCGCCGCCGCCGGCACGCCTCTGGCCGAGGCCGCGCGCCGGCATGGCGCTACGCCCTCTCAGGTCGCCATCGCCTGGCTCTTGGCGCGCAGCCCGGTGATGCTGCCCATCCCCGGCACCTCCAAACGAGCGCACCTGGTCGAGAACGTGGGCGCCGCCGGGGTGACGCTCACACCGGCCGAGGTCGAGGTACTCGGGCGCGCCTCACGAAGGGGCCGATGA
- a CDS encoding dihydrofolate reductase family protein, whose translation MGLMTFSLNLTLDGCIDHRVGIADDETHAYFTGLMDRGGAMLWGRVTYELMESYWPAVARGDEDAPPAMREWAIKLEAKPKYVVSSTRSDYPWNNSHHLTGDLRTAVQGLKDATPEGVLLGSATLAAALDRLDLVDEYKFLVQPLIAGHGPTLFQGALAGARRLELRSATSLSNGVVAVHYRRQQ comes from the coding sequence ATGGGCCTCATGACCTTCAGCCTCAACCTGACACTCGACGGTTGCATCGACCACCGCGTGGGGATCGCCGACGACGAGACGCACGCCTACTTCACGGGACTGATGGACAGGGGTGGCGCGATGCTGTGGGGCAGGGTCACCTACGAGCTGATGGAGAGCTACTGGCCCGCCGTCGCCCGCGGCGACGAGGACGCGCCCCCCGCCATGCGCGAGTGGGCCATCAAGCTGGAGGCCAAGCCGAAGTACGTCGTGTCGTCGACGCGCAGTGACTATCCCTGGAACAACAGCCATCACCTCACGGGCGACCTGCGCACGGCGGTGCAGGGACTCAAGGACGCGACGCCGGAAGGCGTCCTGCTCGGCAGCGCCACGCTCGCGGCCGCGCTCGACCGGCTGGACCTCGTCGACGAGTACAAGTTCCTCGTTCAACCACTGATCGCCGGCCACGGTCCGACCCTGTTCCAGGGCGCGCTCGCCGGCGCTCGGCGGCTCGAACTTCGCTCGGCGACGTCCCTGAGTAACGGCGTCGTCGCGGTGCACTACCGGCGGCAGCAGTGA
- a CDS encoding DUF1697 domain-containing protein, which produces MRYVALLRGINVGGHTVTMEALRRVFEAVGFDNVASYINSGNVFFDSTEGDREALTGTIEAALEAALGYAVPTFLRTPAELASILERDPFAATEPRDDLRFCVTFTADPIPPDLPLPLASSKNDMEIVAVAPHEAFVVWRILAGRPPSGRFPPDVLPTRNTTRFFHTLRKIHAAATR; this is translated from the coding sequence ATGAGGTACGTCGCCCTGTTGCGCGGCATCAACGTCGGCGGGCACACGGTCACGATGGAGGCCCTGCGTCGGGTCTTCGAGGCCGTGGGGTTCGACAACGTCGCCTCCTACATCAACAGCGGCAACGTGTTCTTCGACTCCACCGAGGGCGACCGCGAGGCGCTCACCGGCACCATCGAGGCGGCGCTGGAGGCCGCGCTCGGCTACGCCGTCCCCACGTTCCTGCGCACGCCGGCGGAGCTGGCGAGCATCCTAGAGCGCGACCCGTTCGCCGCCACGGAGCCCCGCGACGACCTCCGCTTCTGCGTGACGTTCACGGCCGACCCCATCCCACCTGACCTGCCGCTGCCGCTCGCCTCCTCAAAGAACGACATGGAGATCGTGGCGGTGGCGCCCCACGAGGCGTTCGTCGTCTGGCGCATCCTCGCCGGCCGCCCGCCGTCGGGCAGGTTCCCGCCGGACGTGTTGCCGACACGCAACACGACGCGCTTCTTCCACACGTTGAGGAAGATCCACGCGGCCGCAACGCGGTAG
- a CDS encoding MFS transporter: MAEAARARAATATTDAVSATAVGVIVAISFSHFLNDLMQALLPAIYPMLKDDYGLTFTQVGFLTLTFQFTASLLQPVVGIAADRRPLPYSMAAGMGSTLLGLFILAGATRFPVLVVAAALIGLGSAVFHPEASRVARMAAGLRPGFAQSVFQVGGNFGSALGPILAAFVVLRFGQWSIGWFSLLAVLAMWVLFKVGTWYRGHVANLLVRRPAVLGGAAHWRVTVSILILVVLTFSKAVYGAALGSYYTFFLIERFDVSIRDSQLLLFVYMAAVVVGTLIGGPLGDRFGRKLVLWGSVLGALPFTLLLPWVDLRWTVVLTAVIGVIMASAFPAIVVYAQELLPRGVGMVSGLLYGLSFGAAGIAAAFLGGLADTHGITFVYQLCGWLPAVGLFVVFLPDARTR; this comes from the coding sequence GTGGCTGAGGCAGCCAGGGCCCGAGCAGCAACGGCCACGACCGACGCGGTCAGCGCGACCGCCGTCGGCGTCATCGTCGCCATCAGCTTCTCCCACTTCCTGAACGACCTCATGCAGGCGCTGCTGCCCGCCATCTACCCGATGCTGAAGGACGATTACGGCCTGACGTTCACGCAGGTCGGGTTCCTGACGCTGACCTTCCAGTTCACGGCCTCACTCCTGCAACCCGTCGTCGGCATCGCCGCCGACCGCCGCCCGCTGCCGTACTCGATGGCGGCGGGCATGGGTTCCACGCTGCTCGGGCTGTTCATCCTCGCCGGCGCCACGCGCTTCCCCGTACTCGTCGTGGCGGCGGCCCTCATCGGCCTCGGTTCGGCCGTGTTCCACCCCGAGGCGTCGCGCGTGGCGCGCATGGCGGCGGGGCTGCGGCCCGGCTTCGCCCAGTCGGTGTTCCAGGTGGGCGGCAACTTCGGCTCGGCGTTGGGCCCGATCCTCGCCGCTTTCGTGGTGTTGCGGTTCGGACAGTGGAGCATCGGCTGGTTCTCGCTCCTGGCCGTCCTCGCCATGTGGGTGCTTTTCAAGGTTGGGACCTGGTACCGCGGCCACGTCGCCAACCTGCTCGTGCGGCGCCCCGCCGTGCTCGGTGGCGCCGCCCACTGGCGCGTGACGGTGTCCATCCTCATCCTCGTGGTCCTGACGTTCTCGAAGGCCGTCTACGGCGCGGCGCTCGGCAGCTACTACACGTTCTTCCTCATCGAGCGGTTCGACGTCTCGATCCGCGATTCCCAACTGCTCCTCTTCGTCTACATGGCCGCGGTGGTGGTCGGCACCCTCATCGGCGGACCCCTCGGCGACCGCTTCGGCCGCAAGCTCGTCCTGTGGGGAAGCGTCCTGGGTGCCCTGCCGTTCACGCTGCTGCTGCCGTGGGTGGACCTGCGCTGGACCGTCGTCCTCACGGCCGTCATCGGAGTCATCATGGCGTCCGCCTTCCCGGCCATCGTCGTGTACGCGCAGGAGCTCCTGCCGCGCGGCGTGGGGATGGTGTCGGGACTCCTCTACGGCCTGTCGTTCGGCGCGGCGGGGATAGCCGCCGCCTTCCTCGGCGGGTTGGCCGACACCCACGGCATCACTTTCGTCTACCAGCTCTGCGGCTGGCTGCCGGCGGTGGGACTGTTCGTCGTGTTCCTCCCCGACGCCAGGACGCGTTAG
- a CDS encoding type II toxin-antitoxin system VapC family toxin encodes MILDTSAILAVISDEPDAQRLVELIVANGAPKLSAATAVELNAVLTRRLPPEKVRLVGRLLQVWNVQIVPFDEEQANIASRAYADFGKGSGHPAQLNLGDCFSYALAVAASEPLLFVGSDFVHTDVERSYVAPSSES; translated from the coding sequence ATGATCCTCGACACGTCGGCCATCCTCGCCGTGATCAGCGATGAGCCGGATGCGCAACGGTTAGTGGAGTTGATCGTCGCCAACGGGGCACCGAAGCTGTCGGCGGCCACGGCGGTGGAGCTCAACGCCGTGCTCACGCGCCGATTGCCGCCCGAGAAAGTCCGACTAGTGGGCCGATTGCTACAAGTCTGGAACGTCCAGATCGTGCCTTTCGATGAGGAACAGGCGAACATCGCAAGCCGTGCCTACGCCGACTTCGGCAAAGGGAGCGGACACCCCGCCCAGCTGAACCTCGGCGACTGCTTCTCGTACGCGCTGGCGGTAGCGGCCTCGGAGCCGCTGCTCTTCGTCGGGTCGGACTTCGTCCACACGGACGTCGAGCGTTCCTACGTGGCGCCGTCAAGTGAGTCATAG
- a CDS encoding dihydrofolate reductase family protein: MRKVTMQEFLTLDGVMQAPGGPDEDRADGFAYGGWTAPHFAAADAAAGAFMAEHLKPADLLLGRRTYEIFAAYWPHHADQWPGIEDVTKYVVSSTWTPELVAASGWSNSVLLTGLDDVKALREAAGSELKVIGSSVLARSLLAHGMVDEMVLMTFPVVLGPGKRIFADDAAPAAFVMTSGQVTPNGVTLAHYRKSGAVATGTVG; the protein is encoded by the coding sequence ATGCGCAAGGTGACCATGCAGGAGTTCCTGACGCTCGACGGCGTCATGCAGGCGCCGGGCGGCCCGGATGAGGACAGGGCCGACGGCTTCGCGTACGGGGGTTGGACGGCGCCCCATTTCGCAGCCGCCGACGCGGCCGCGGGCGCGTTCATGGCGGAACACCTGAAGCCCGCCGACCTGCTCCTCGGTCGCCGCACCTACGAGATCTTCGCGGCCTACTGGCCGCACCACGCCGACCAGTGGCCCGGCATCGAGGACGTGACGAAGTACGTCGTCAGCTCCACCTGGACACCCGAGCTGGTGGCCGCGAGCGGTTGGAGCAACTCCGTCCTCCTCACGGGGCTGGACGACGTCAAGGCCCTGAGGGAGGCTGCAGGGTCGGAACTGAAGGTGATCGGGTCGAGCGTCCTGGCGCGGTCGCTTCTCGCCCACGGCATGGTCGACGAGATGGTCTTGATGACGTTCCCGGTTGTGCTCGGCCCCGGCAAGCGCATCTTCGCCGATGACGCCGCGCCGGCGGCGTTCGTGATGACGTCCGGGCAAGTGACCCCGAACGGCGTCACGCTGGCGCACTACCGCAAGAGCGGCGCGGTGGCGACCGGCACGGTGGGCTGA
- a CDS encoding LysM peptidoglycan-binding domain-containing protein, protein MRSKDHEARARRRASRLTVAFAAILLSAVLGACGPSQHEKDLEAQNQTLAGRVATLEADVERLDGARAAAEAAAAAAEANLATAEADAAKTAVELGQAQAGRDAALEGASDLREQLGTLEARHVELTAHAAELEEQVKALLDAEAQHEAAAAQVSELQAALAHAEELVTSGQAERQGLQIALAEADEGKRAAEAATEAAQAALTEAQGKLETAETALAAAEAGKHEAEAAAEAAQAALTGAQSRADEAVAALTEATGSRDAAGAELIEAQRQRDETTAALSAAEAALAWITRERDEAQAALTAAGNWLEEVTAERDELSTKLEAANERVAALERRLDTAASDLDRSRSRAADLTRQLESLTEEESGLRELSAQHQEELARVRGDLEEAQQRVAFLTGARGIYTVQPADSLSSIARFFYREGALWPLLLEANSHLIDDADLIFPGMVLIIPQQKD, encoded by the coding sequence ATGAGAAGCAAGGACCACGAGGCTCGCGCGCGGCGGCGCGCCTCACGGCTCACCGTGGCTTTCGCGGCCATCCTGTTATCCGCGGTGCTCGGCGCCTGCGGCCCGAGCCAGCACGAGAAGGACCTGGAGGCCCAGAACCAGACGCTGGCGGGCAGGGTCGCCACCCTAGAGGCTGATGTCGAGCGACTGGACGGTGCGCGCGCCGCCGCGGAAGCCGCGGCCGCAGCTGCTGAGGCTAACCTCGCCACCGCTGAGGCAGACGCGGCCAAGACCGCAGTAGAGCTGGGGCAGGCGCAGGCCGGCCGCGACGCAGCCCTCGAGGGGGCGTCGGACCTAAGAGAGCAGTTGGGCACGCTCGAAGCGCGGCACGTCGAGCTCACGGCCCACGCCGCGGAGCTCGAAGAACAGGTGAAAGCCCTTCTAGATGCAGAGGCTCAGCACGAGGCTGCAGCCGCCCAGGTCAGCGAACTGCAGGCTGCGCTGGCGCACGCCGAAGAGCTGGTGACCTCGGGCCAGGCGGAACGCCAGGGGTTGCAGATCGCCCTAGCTGAGGCGGACGAGGGCAAGCGGGCCGCCGAAGCGGCCACGGAGGCGGCGCAGGCGGCGCTCACCGAGGCCCAAGGGAAGCTAGAGACGGCCGAGACGGCGCTTGCCGCAGCTGAGGCCGGCAAGCACGAGGCCGAGGCCGCCGCTGAGGCGGCGCAGGCGGCCCTGACCGGAGCCCAGAGCCGGGCCGACGAGGCCGTCGCGGCGCTCACCGAGGCAACCGGTTCGCGCGATGCGGCCGGCGCGGAGCTCATCGAGGCGCAGCGGCAGCGCGATGAGACCACCGCGGCCCTCTCGGCGGCGGAAGCGGCCCTCGCCTGGATCACCAGGGAGCGAGACGAGGCGCAGGCCGCCCTGACCGCCGCGGGAAATTGGCTCGAGGAAGTGACCGCCGAACGTGACGAGCTGTCCACGAAGCTCGAGGCAGCGAACGAGCGCGTGGCTGCGCTGGAACGCCGCCTCGACACCGCCGCTTCGGACCTTGACCGCTCCCGGTCTCGCGCGGCGGACCTGACGCGGCAGCTCGAGAGCCTGACCGAGGAGGAGTCAGGCCTGCGCGAGCTCAGCGCCCAACACCAGGAGGAACTCGCCCGGGTCCGCGGCGACCTGGAGGAGGCGCAACAGCGGGTCGCCTTCCTGACGGGCGCCCGGGGCATCTACACGGTGCAGCCGGCGGACTCGCTGTCGAGCATCGCGCGGTTCTTCTACCGTGAGGGTGCTCTGTGGCCGCTCCTGCTGGAGGCCAACTCCCACCTGATAGACGACGCCGACCTCATCTTCCCCGGCATGGTCCTGATCATCCCGCAGCAGAAGGACTGA
- a CDS encoding beta-lactamase family protein: MTQLDLDLTPFVEDHAGSNLSPSGIVAVAERGALVSSLAWGDDGYGESTKFRVASCTKSFTALALLALRRAGKLTLDDEVRAHLPELTLEAPAGWPTLRIRHLLSMSGGLATDNPWGDRQEAASRERLGAWMSAGVRLLFPPGSAYEYSNLGYALLGEIVTRAAGRPYRDYIMSEIVVPLGLSDTAFSAADLDGVVQGYHREPPLPGRPGGWTPQPQSAPGAFSPMGGLYSSVRDLARWADLHLGREAPEGAAFTSADLVEAQEPLCLIAASHAEAPLCGTVVTGYGYGLKVERFERHGTLVSHAGGYPGFTAYMCWHRPTGRTVIASANGTHSAAPTLARKVMFELMAGANGAPTEARPWPETVAAVSAIDALVAGAGEGDARQLAARHAELFADNVELDFPLVDRIDHLRRALVNLGRVDAAGPHAPPRFERPCRASWQVRADHGRLELFLELAPVAPFKVQTFSAVAVNGPGRVTLF, encoded by the coding sequence ATGACGCAGCTGGACCTCGACCTCACGCCGTTCGTGGAGGACCACGCCGGCAGCAACCTCAGCCCCAGCGGGATCGTGGCCGTAGCCGAGCGCGGCGCCTTGGTCAGCTCGCTCGCCTGGGGCGACGACGGCTACGGCGAGTCCACCAAGTTCCGCGTGGCGTCGTGCACGAAGAGCTTCACGGCCCTCGCGCTACTGGCACTTCGCAGGGCCGGCAAGCTGACGCTCGACGACGAGGTGCGCGCCCACCTGCCCGAACTCACGCTCGAGGCGCCCGCCGGTTGGCCCACCCTCCGCATCCGCCACCTGTTGTCGATGTCGGGCGGGCTGGCCACCGACAACCCGTGGGGTGACCGGCAGGAGGCGGCGAGCCGCGAGCGACTGGGCGCCTGGATGAGCGCGGGCGTGCGGCTGCTGTTCCCACCCGGCAGCGCCTACGAGTACTCGAACCTGGGGTACGCGCTGCTGGGCGAGATCGTCACGCGTGCGGCCGGCCGGCCGTACCGCGACTACATCATGAGCGAGATCGTCGTCCCGCTCGGCTTGAGCGACACGGCGTTCTCGGCCGCCGACCTCGACGGGGTCGTGCAGGGTTACCACCGCGAGCCGCCGCTACCCGGCCGGCCTGGCGGGTGGACCCCGCAGCCGCAATCGGCACCCGGCGCCTTCTCGCCCATGGGCGGCCTCTACTCGAGCGTGCGCGACCTGGCGCGCTGGGCCGACCTCCACCTCGGCCGAGAGGCGCCCGAGGGCGCCGCCTTCACGTCGGCCGACCTTGTCGAGGCGCAGGAGCCGCTCTGCCTGATAGCCGCTTCCCATGCCGAGGCGCCGCTCTGCGGCACCGTCGTGACCGGCTACGGTTACGGGCTCAAGGTCGAGCGCTTCGAGCGGCACGGCACTCTCGTCTCCCACGCCGGCGGCTACCCGGGCTTCACCGCCTACATGTGCTGGCACCGGCCGACGGGACGCACGGTCATCGCCTCCGCCAACGGCACCCACTCGGCCGCGCCGACGCTCGCCCGCAAGGTCATGTTCGAGCTCATGGCAGGCGCGAACGGCGCCCCGACCGAAGCGCGTCCGTGGCCCGAGACGGTGGCGGCGGTGAGCGCCATCGACGCCCTGGTGGCGGGCGCCGGGGAGGGCGACGCGAGGCAGCTGGCGGCGCGCCACGCCGAGCTGTTCGCAGACAACGTGGAGCTCGACTTCCCGCTCGTCGACCGCATCGACCACCTGCGCCGGGCGCTCGTCAACCTCGGCAGAGTCGACGCGGCCGGCCCACACGCCCCGCCCCGGTTCGAACGGCCATGTCGGGCGAGCTGGCAGGTGCGCGCCGACCACGGCCGCCTCGAACTGTTCCTCGAGCTGGCGCCCGTGGCGCCATTCAAGGTGCAGACGTTCTCGGCGGTGGCCGTCAACGGCCCCGGCAGGGTGACCCTCTTCTGA
- a CDS encoding GGDEF domain-containing protein gives MTSTDDSVTSTGPAALRLVQALLDMPRSLRVDVSPEDLARDAAVRLEELLGHAVTLRWADEVGGEPPRSADRLTLRLRHQDEPFAMLEVTAAGALPAEVTWALAHLAHDLTSVIDASSTRRLRGTLRALRDAMSSAPDLGAFTASAVDLAARFVDADAAMLLLGGPDGPAPLATLGAWDLDDAAVARRRRIAFDATHAPGPFRLDDGLVAVPIASSPPARCVLLLRFAAERRLHSLSLPLLTELASVAAPFLDARWRDSVLTELLELNNASEETSTTEMYGRVLRTALRLVPGADGGTLLTRTDPDAPFVYRAAEGFDLEQLRENPITEAAARAWYGEESPGWHQGLPRILHREDADIERLGAASTPDTDPDVTNYHLIQSTLCLPVLRDGKVMAVLNLDDLHQGGGLARDSSQLAYLFGAPLASLLHRQQTRDVLRRAALTDELTGLANRRAFDQALERELTRAARGGVGPSVLLMDLKEFKAVNDRFGHAKGDEVLVAVGTVLRRSLRAVDLAARRGGDEFLGLLVDTPASEAERVKERIERKVAELDTGLGALHINVGVASHELDGGDPDRLLRLADSRMYEAKRAAKRS, from the coding sequence GTGACAAGCACCGACGACAGCGTTACCAGCACCGGGCCGGCCGCGCTCCGCCTCGTCCAGGCCCTGTTGGACATGCCGCGCTCGCTTCGCGTCGACGTCTCGCCCGAGGACCTGGCGCGAGACGCGGCCGTGCGACTGGAGGAGCTGTTGGGTCACGCCGTGACGCTCAGGTGGGCGGACGAGGTGGGCGGGGAGCCCCCTCGTTCGGCGGACCGCCTGACGCTCCGGCTTAGGCATCAGGACGAACCGTTCGCCATGCTCGAGGTGACCGCGGCGGGCGCGCTGCCGGCCGAGGTGACCTGGGCGCTCGCGCACCTCGCCCACGACTTGACGAGCGTGATCGACGCGTCGAGCACCAGGCGGTTGCGGGGCACGCTCCGCGCGCTCCGCGACGCCATGTCCTCAGCCCCCGACCTGGGCGCCTTCACGGCCAGCGCGGTCGACCTGGCGGCACGCTTCGTGGACGCCGACGCCGCCATGTTGCTCCTGGGCGGCCCGGACGGACCGGCCCCGCTCGCGACCCTCGGAGCGTGGGACCTGGATGACGCTGCTGTGGCGCGTCGGCGGCGGATCGCGTTCGACGCCACCCACGCCCCCGGTCCGTTCCGGTTGGATGACGGCCTCGTCGCCGTGCCCATCGCGTCCAGCCCCCCGGCGCGTTGCGTGCTGCTCCTGCGCTTCGCTGCCGAGCGGCGGCTTCACAGCCTCTCGCTCCCACTGCTCACGGAGCTCGCCAGCGTGGCGGCGCCGTTCCTCGACGCGCGTTGGCGCGACAGCGTCCTGACCGAGCTGCTGGAGCTCAACAACGCCTCGGAGGAGACGTCCACGACCGAGATGTACGGCCGCGTGCTGCGCACGGCGCTGCGGCTCGTGCCTGGCGCAGACGGCGGTACCCTCCTGACGCGCACCGACCCGGACGCCCCCTTCGTGTACCGCGCGGCCGAGGGGTTCGACCTTGAGCAGCTGCGGGAGAACCCGATCACGGAGGCGGCGGCCCGCGCCTGGTACGGGGAGGAGAGTCCTGGCTGGCACCAGGGCCTGCCGCGCATTCTCCACCGCGAGGACGCCGACATCGAGCGCCTGGGGGCGGCCAGCACGCCGGACACGGACCCGGACGTCACCAACTACCACCTCATCCAGTCGACGCTCTGCCTCCCGGTCCTGCGCGACGGCAAGGTCATGGCGGTCCTCAACCTCGACGACCTGCACCAGGGTGGCGGCTTGGCGCGCGACTCGAGCCAGCTCGCCTACCTCTTCGGCGCGCCGCTAGCGAGCCTGCTGCACCGCCAACAGACCCGCGACGTCCTGCGCCGGGCGGCGCTCACCGACGAGCTGACCGGCCTAGCGAACCGCCGCGCCTTCGATCAGGCTCTCGAGCGCGAACTTACGCGAGCCGCGCGCGGCGGGGTTGGGCCGAGCGTCCTGCTGATGGACCTCAAGGAGTTCAAGGCCGTCAACGACCGGTTCGGGCACGCCAAGGGGGACGAGGTGCTGGTGGCCGTCGGGACGGTGTTGCGGCGGAGCCTGCGCGCCGTCGACCTGGCGGCCAGGCGCGGCGGTGACGAGTTCCTCGGCCTGCTTGTCGACACGCCCGCCTCCGAGGCGGAGCGGGTGAAGGAACGCATCGAGCGGAAGGTGGCCGAGCTCGACACCGGCCTTGGCGCTCTTCACATCAACGTCGGCGTGGCGAGCCACGAGCTCGACGGTGGCGACCCGGATCGCCTCCTCCGCCTGGCAGACTCCCGCATGTACGAGGCGAAGCGGGCGGCCAAGCGCTCTTGA